In the genome of Methanobacterium sp. Maddingley MBC34, one region contains:
- a CDS encoding transcriptional regulator (CopG/Arc/MetJ DNA-binding and metal-binding domain containing protein) (PFAM: Ribbon-helix-helix protein, copG family; NikR C terminal nickel binding domain~TIGRFAM: nickel-responsive transcriptional regulator NikR): MMRISMSLPKKLLNEFDEVLKDRGYNSRSKGIRDALKDYIVRYQWMKDIEGDRIGIVAVIYDHHYTGVLEDLTDIQHDFRDYINATMHIHMTSKSCLEVIVVKGEAQEIRNLTEKIMRLKGVEHVKLTTAASGEE; encoded by the coding sequence ATGATGAGAATAAGCATGTCATTACCCAAAAAACTGTTAAACGAATTCGACGAAGTATTAAAAGATAGAGGATACAACTCCAGATCCAAAGGGATCAGGGACGCCCTAAAAGACTACATAGTCAGGTACCAGTGGATGAAAGACATAGAAGGAGATAGAATCGGGATAGTGGCTGTTATCTATGACCACCACTACACTGGAGTACTGGAAGACCTCACCGACATCCAACACGACTTCAGGGACTACATAAACGCCACCATGCACATACATATGACCAGTAAAAGCTGTCTGGAGGTTATAGTGGTCAAGGGAGAAGCCCAGGAAATCAGAAACCTGACTGAAAAGATAATGAGACTGAAAGGTGTGGAACACGTCAAGCTGACCACTGCTGCAAGTGGAGAAGAATAA
- a CDS encoding CRISPR-associated endoribonuclease Cas6 (PFAM: CRISPR associated protein Cas6~TIGRFAM: CRISPR-associated endoribonuclease Cas6) translates to MVEQVELLKQPDFKKKMKMKTMSPVITRIKRENGRIWDLNPGDLRFYTALQQNLIRKYNSFYDVYDGDEYVKIVPDMKSVKRKRITIDKNGTQTYHRAYLMHFEMEADDRLVKFAYDSGIGEKNSMGFGMVKQVNGA, encoded by the coding sequence ATGGTGGAACAGGTTGAGCTTTTGAAACAGCCTGATTTTAAAAAGAAGATGAAAATGAAGACCATGTCGCCAGTGATTACTCGTATAAAACGTGAAAATGGTCGGATATGGGATCTTAATCCTGGAGACTTAAGATTTTACACTGCACTTCAGCAGAACCTCATTCGTAAGTACAACTCATTCTATGATGTTTATGATGGTGATGAGTATGTTAAAATCGTTCCTGATATGAAATCAGTGAAAAGGAAACGGATTACAATTGATAAGAATGGTACTCAGACATATCATAGGGCTTATTTGATGCATTTTGAGATGGAGGCTGATGATAGACTGGTGAAATTTGCTTATGACTCTGGAATTGGTGAGAAGAATAGTATGGGGTTTGGTATGGTGAAACAGGTTAATGGGGCTTAA
- a CDS encoding putative nucleic acid-binding protein (PFAM: PIN domain), producing MIFIDASFFIAASIRKDQWHQRLQDILPEVTKQDKVTSIFVLSEAVTMVGSLAGGKKGTLLYNYIMDNHEVKYVDKELSSRAMNIFLQYDGMLSFADSLSLELMKQSQIDYIASFDSDFDKVKGIVRVH from the coding sequence TTGATATTTATTGATGCCTCCTTTTTCATTGCAGCATCCATTAGAAAGGACCAGTGGCATCAACGGCTTCAAGATATACTCCCTGAAGTCACCAAACAGGATAAAGTAACTTCTATCTTTGTTCTTTCTGAAGCCGTGACCATGGTTGGGAGTCTGGCAGGAGGTAAGAAAGGGACCTTATTATACAACTATATTATGGATAATCATGAAGTGAAGTATGTGGATAAAGAATTAAGTTCCAGGGCAATGAATATTTTCTTACAGTATGATGGGATGCTGTCTTTTGCAGATTCTCTTTCATTAGAACTCATGAAACAATCCCAAATTGATTATATTGCATCTTTTGACTCAGATTTTGATAAGGTTAAAGGAATCGTGAGAGTGCATTAA
- a CDS encoding hypothetical protein (TIGRFAM: CRISPR-associated endoribonuclease Cas6) — protein sequence MLPDGSLVGGFNIRLKISLKAPKNNYLIPYNYNHILSAIIYRKIADLDLASQLHASKDFKHFTFSQINIPRRRPSKNGLISREGKFHFYISSPHDYLIQSMWRAIWKIQRSISKETGSWWNRLSF from the coding sequence GGGTTTTAATATAAGGCTTAAAATATCTTTAAAAGCACCAAAAAATAATTATTTAATTCCTTATAATTATAATCATATTCTCTCTGCCATTATATATCGTAAGATAGCAGATCTTGACTTAGCCAGCCAGCTCCATGCATCTAAGGACTTTAAGCATTTTACTTTTTCTCAGATAAACATTCCTCGCCGCAGACCCTCCAAGAATGGTCTGATCTCCAGGGAGGGTAAGTTCCATTTCTACATTTCCTCACCTCATGACTATTTGATACAGAGTATGTGGAGGGCTATCTGGAAGATCCAGAGATCAATTTCAAAGGAGACAGGCTCATGGTGGAACAGGTTGAGCTTTTGA
- a CDS encoding looped-hinge helix DNA binding domain, AbrB family (PFAM: SpoVT / AbrB like domain~TIGRFAM: looped-hinge helix DNA binding domain, AbrB family) has translation MAETKISRGFQTVVPAEIRKKFDVGPGDIMEWIPTDSGVELRFRKKVNINDILGMVEGPETDAVELKKRAQRGEKI, from the coding sequence ATGGCTGAAACTAAGATATCCAGGGGTTTTCAAACGGTTGTTCCTGCGGAAATAAGGAAGAAGTTTGATGTTGGTCCGGGGGACATTATGGAATGGATTCCCACCGATAGTGGGGTGGAGTTAAGGTTCCGGAAGAAGGTGAACATCAACGACATATTGGGTATGGTTGAAGGCCCGGAAACAGATGCAGTGGAGCTTAAAAAGAGAGCTCAAAGGGGAGAAAAGATTTGA